One window of the Archangium primigenium genome contains the following:
- a CDS encoding HIT family protein: MSDVDVNAPCLGCGVVTGKVRPLGGVIARPPGWVLHGVASASPVPGWVVLTSTRHVRAVYELEDEEARELGAWTARVTRAQREVLGAAHAYVFAIGDVLRHCHVHLVPRYPDTPARLWGRGVFDARPEEAQSPEALEAAARALGEVLSR; encoded by the coding sequence ACGCGCCCTGCCTGGGCTGTGGCGTGGTGACCGGAAAGGTACGACCCCTGGGGGGAGTGATCGCCCGGCCTCCCGGCTGGGTGCTGCACGGCGTGGCCTCGGCGAGCCCCGTGCCCGGCTGGGTGGTGCTCACCAGCACGCGCCACGTGCGCGCCGTCTACGAGCTCGAGGACGAGGAGGCGCGGGAGCTGGGGGCCTGGACGGCCCGGGTGACGCGGGCCCAGCGCGAGGTGCTCGGCGCCGCGCACGCCTACGTGTTCGCCATCGGGGACGTGCTGCGGCACTGCCACGTGCACCTGGTGCCGCGCTACCCGGACACGCCCGCGCGGCTGTGGGGCCGGGGGGTCTTCGACGCGCGGCCCGAGGAGGCCCAGTCCCCGGAGGCGCTGGAGGCGGCGGCCCGGGCCCTGGGTGAAGTCCTCTCCCGCTGA